One part of the Nymphaea colorata isolate Beijing-Zhang1983 chromosome 8, ASM883128v2, whole genome shotgun sequence genome encodes these proteins:
- the LOC116259512 gene encoding heavy metal-associated isoprenylated plant protein 6-like — protein sequence MASIEKIGLEGLFDCRDKVYSLVITAKLDCPRCHEKIKKAVCSICVCEISSKNFDEKSNKVTLVGVFDPKKVVKKICQKAGKCIDDIVVSEVVNKKPDSGAASSTKKKDPAGAPPTKEKTGGAKEKPEAEEKDKGSEKKKDPSQSKKKTKAGGGKDGAKETDKSSKEKIDPPSPEQVEPVVIVVHVPPAAAAPPAVPADPQQKPQREVIECPPVALLGAPIGGCHCGQSHCGSYYWPCPRPGYETRPFTCGCSNHPCSISSQLQCPGNCAAFSVKTQRANPCKKL from the exons ATGGCTTCCATTGAGAAAATTGGACTTGAAGGCTTGTTTGATTGTCGAGATAAG GTTTACTCATTAGTCATCACCGCGAAATTGGATTGCCCTCGGTGCCACGAGAAGATCAAGAAAGCAGTCTGCTCTATCTGCGTATGCG aGATCAGTAGCAAAAATTTTGATGAGAAGTCCAATAAGGTTACACTGGTTGGAGTCTTTGATCCGAAGAAGGTCGTAAAAAAGATATGCCAGAAAGCCGGCAAATGCATCGATGACATCGTGGTGTCGGAGGTAGTAAACAAGAAGCCAGATTCTGGCGCCGCCAGCTCTACCAAGAAGAAGGATCCAGCAGGCGCTCCACCAACAAAGGAGAAGACTGGTGGCGCTAAGGAGAAACCAGAGGCCGAGGAAAAAGACAAAGGCTCCGAAAAGAAGAAAGATCCCTCGCAgtctaagaaaaaaacaaaggcaGGGGGAGGAAAAGATGGTGCCAAGGAAACAGATAAAAGCTCGAAAGAGAAGATAGATCCTCCATCACCAGAGCAGGTGGAACCTGTAGTAATTGTGGTTCATGTTCCACCCGCAGCTGCGGCACCACCTGCAGTACCGGCGGATCCGCAACAGAAGCCACAACGAGAAGTCATTGAATGTCCACCTGTAGCTCTGCTAGGTGCTCCGATAGGTGGCTGCCACTGCGGCCAATCTCACTGTGGGAGCTACTACTGGCCTTGCCCGAGGCCGGGGTACGAGACCCGACCCTTCACATGTGGATGCAGCAATCATCCGTGTTCCATTAGCAGCCAACTCCAGTGTCCTGGTAACTGTGCTGCCTTCAGTGTGAAGACTCAGCGTGCAAATCCATGTAAAAAATTGTAA